Proteins from a single region of Chryseobacterium sp. W4I1:
- a CDS encoding DNA repair protein RecN — translation MLSRIYIKNFALIDTLEVSLNNGLQVITGETGAGKSIILGALRLILGERAEVKSISKSEEKSIVETEFDLNNQFKKFFIENDLDYEHQTIIRREILPSGKSRAFINDVPVTLDVLKELSSKLIDIHSQFETSNLFTSEYQFKIIDGLSENKKLIEDYHNEFSDFQSLKMQLKKLQTQLSENRKESDYKEFLLNELEELKLDDVDYEDLQNQLSVQENAEMISENLLQILSRFHQEEVGILSFFNEAKNKLSKISEVSHSFAELDERFETSFVELKDIISELENESERIEIDPASLAILVELNNKINALFLKHNVADINELITLRDQLAGEQKGASELEEFIEEIEGNISKKGKTLQALAEKLSKNRKKSVPVFIKKAETLLKKLGLEKARVDIELQDSPEFNAFGKENIQLLFQANSGFPLKPIQTAISGGERSRVMLAVKKIIAESDELPTLILDEIDTGVSGKVAEEIGNLMREMSADMQLIVISHLAQVAAKGNNNYKVVKRDISGKTQSTIIPLNDEEKLNEIAQLLSGSKITEAALAQAKELIG, via the coding sequence ATGCTTTCGAGAATTTACATTAAAAACTTCGCCCTCATTGATACTCTGGAAGTATCATTGAATAACGGGCTACAGGTGATCACCGGAGAAACCGGAGCCGGAAAGTCTATTATTTTAGGCGCTTTAAGGCTTATTCTTGGTGAAAGAGCAGAAGTAAAATCTATTTCCAAGTCGGAAGAAAAAAGTATTGTAGAAACTGAATTTGACCTAAATAACCAGTTTAAAAAATTCTTTATAGAAAATGATCTCGATTATGAGCATCAGACCATTATCAGAAGAGAAATTTTACCTTCCGGAAAGTCCAGAGCCTTCATCAATGACGTGCCGGTGACCCTTGATGTGCTTAAAGAATTATCTTCCAAACTGATTGATATCCATTCCCAGTTTGAAACCTCAAACCTTTTTACTTCAGAATACCAGTTTAAAATTATTGACGGACTTTCTGAAAATAAAAAACTGATAGAAGACTATCATAATGAATTTTCTGATTTCCAGAGTCTTAAAATGCAGCTTAAAAAGCTTCAAACCCAACTTTCAGAGAACAGAAAAGAAAGTGATTACAAAGAATTTCTACTCAACGAGCTGGAAGAATTGAAGCTGGATGATGTAGATTATGAAGATCTTCAAAACCAACTTTCTGTACAGGAAAATGCAGAAATGATCTCAGAAAACCTGCTGCAGATCCTTTCAAGATTCCACCAGGAAGAAGTTGGGATCCTGTCTTTCTTTAATGAAGCTAAAAATAAGCTGTCCAAAATTTCTGAAGTTTCCCATAGTTTTGCAGAACTTGATGAAAGATTTGAAACCTCATTTGTAGAGCTAAAAGATATTATTTCAGAACTTGAAAATGAATCCGAAAGAATAGAGATCGATCCAGCCAGTCTGGCGATCCTGGTTGAACTTAATAATAAGATCAATGCCCTGTTCTTAAAACATAATGTTGCTGATATCAATGAACTGATCACACTCAGAGATCAGTTGGCAGGAGAGCAGAAAGGAGCTTCAGAGCTTGAAGAGTTTATTGAGGAGATCGAAGGGAATATTTCCAAAAAAGGGAAAACACTTCAGGCCCTTGCTGAAAAACTTTCTAAAAACAGAAAGAAATCCGTTCCCGTATTTATCAAAAAGGCAGAAACACTTCTGAAAAAATTAGGTCTTGAAAAAGCCAGAGTTGATATAGAACTTCAGGATTCACCGGAGTTTAATGCATTTGGAAAAGAAAATATCCAGCTCCTTTTTCAGGCCAATTCAGGATTTCCTTTAAAGCCTATCCAGACTGCTATTTCCGGGGGTGAAAGGTCAAGAGTAATGCTTGCCGTGAAAAAGATCATTGCCGAAAGTGATGAGCTTCCAACACTCATTCTGGATGAAATAGATACCGGAGTTTCAGGAAAAGTGGCAGAAGAGATAGGAAACCTGATGAGAGAAATGTCAGCCGATATGCAGCTTATTGTAATTTCCCATCTGGCACAGGTTGCAGCCAAAGGAAATAACAATTATAAAGTGGTAAAACGTGATATTTCCGGTAAAACACAATCTACTATTATTCCGCTGAACGACGAGGAAAAACTGAACGAGATTGCCCAGCTTCTTTCCGGAAGCAAGATTACGGAAGCCGCACTGGCACAGGCCAAAGAATTAATTGGCTGA
- a CDS encoding DUF4835 family protein produces the protein MKKIISLFLLLFIYNLSFSQELLATVQINSQQLGGSNQQAYKALEKSLRDFINNTSWTGKKLQNFEKIKCNFSVVIAERDGNRFKGSIVIQAVRPVYNTSYESPLVNLQDQRFAFEYVENENLVFNERQFSGKNLIDVVSFYVYVILGYDADSFQSMGGTQWFSKAQQIAQNSQNRNYEGWNVINEPRSRTILINEIINPNWNQLRSTMYTYHRAGLDNLFNQDQTAAKKVIFDALMQLKTYENSFQQSYYFNLFLDNKSDEIFNVFNSGNNGGLVMNDLKQLMMVFTPKYSENKWSKWK, from the coding sequence ATGAAAAAAATCATAAGCCTATTCCTACTGCTTTTTATATACAATCTGAGTTTTTCGCAGGAACTGCTTGCAACGGTACAGATCAATTCCCAGCAATTGGGAGGAAGTAACCAGCAGGCCTATAAAGCGCTGGAGAAAAGTCTTAGGGACTTTATCAATAATACCAGCTGGACCGGTAAAAAACTCCAGAATTTTGAAAAAATAAAATGTAATTTTTCAGTCGTTATTGCTGAAAGAGACGGGAACAGGTTCAAAGGCAGTATTGTTATCCAGGCCGTGCGTCCCGTGTACAATACCAGTTATGAATCACCGCTCGTCAATCTTCAGGATCAGAGATTCGCCTTTGAATATGTTGAAAATGAAAATCTTGTATTCAATGAAAGACAGTTCTCAGGAAAAAACCTGATTGATGTAGTGAGCTTTTATGTCTATGTAATTTTGGGCTATGATGCAGACAGCTTCCAGTCTATGGGCGGAACACAATGGTTTTCAAAAGCCCAGCAAATTGCTCAAAATTCCCAGAACAGGAATTATGAAGGCTGGAATGTCATCAACGAACCAAGAAGCCGAACTATATTGATCAATGAGATTATCAATCCGAATTGGAACCAGCTGCGTTCTACGATGTATACCTATCACAGAGCAGGTTTGGATAATCTCTTCAACCAGGATCAGACCGCTGCCAAAAAAGTAATATTTGATGCTCTGATGCAGTTGAAAACCTATGAAAATTCATTTCAGCAGTCCTATTATTTTAACCTGTTCCTGGACAATAAAAGTGATGAGATCTTCAATGTTTTCAATTCCGGAAATAATGGAGGGCTTGTGATGAATGATCTTAAGCAGCTTATGATGGTCTTTACACCTAAATATTCGGAGAATAAATGGAGCAAGTGGAAATAA
- the coaBC gene encoding bifunctional phosphopantothenoylcysteine decarboxylase/phosphopantothenate--cysteine ligase CoaBC, with amino-acid sequence MSVSGKKILIAVSGGIAAYKIHFLIRDFVKKGAEVQVIMTPDAEHFVTKLSLSTLSKKPVYSVFYGDNGTWNSHVELALWADVMIVAPCTANTLSKMIHGMCDNLVIATYMSAKCPVFIAPAMDLDMYAHPSTRQNLELAEDYGHFIIPAENGELASGLIGQGRMAEPDTIFKTIEKFFTSGNHSKSLAGKTVLITAGPTYEALDPVRFIGNHSSGKMGFSLAEEASKRGAKVILISGPSSQITDDKNIEIHKVTSAREMLNKVFEFYDRVDIGIASAAVADYAPKEVAKEKIKKNDDNLTIELVKNPDILKTMGEKKTHQFLVGFALETQNEEENAKGKLEKKNLDMIVLNSLRDEGAGFKNDTNKIKIFTRTEKKEFDLKSKDKVAEDILDFVEAQLLK; translated from the coding sequence ATGAGTGTTTCCGGTAAAAAGATTCTTATCGCTGTTTCCGGGGGAATTGCGGCCTATAAAATTCATTTCCTGATCAGGGACTTTGTGAAAAAAGGAGCCGAAGTTCAGGTCATTATGACGCCCGATGCAGAACATTTTGTAACGAAATTAAGCCTTTCAACCCTATCAAAAAAACCTGTTTATTCAGTTTTTTATGGAGACAACGGTACCTGGAACAGCCATGTGGAGCTGGCTTTATGGGCAGATGTAATGATTGTTGCCCCTTGTACAGCCAATACCCTTTCTAAAATGATCCATGGGATGTGTGACAATCTTGTGATTGCTACCTATATGTCAGCTAAATGCCCTGTATTTATCGCCCCTGCAATGGATCTTGATATGTATGCTCATCCTTCCACCAGACAAAACCTTGAACTGGCAGAAGATTATGGACATTTCATTATTCCTGCAGAAAATGGTGAGCTGGCCAGTGGTCTGATCGGGCAGGGAAGAATGGCAGAACCGGATACTATTTTTAAAACCATTGAAAAATTCTTTACTTCCGGAAATCACAGCAAAAGCTTAGCGGGTAAAACAGTACTGATTACTGCTGGGCCTACTTATGAAGCCTTGGATCCTGTGAGATTTATTGGGAATCACTCCTCAGGTAAAATGGGATTCTCTCTTGCTGAAGAAGCTTCAAAAAGAGGAGCTAAGGTGATTTTAATCTCCGGACCTAGTTCTCAAATAACGGATGATAAAAATATCGAGATTCATAAAGTTACCTCTGCCAGGGAAATGCTGAATAAAGTTTTTGAATTTTATGACCGCGTGGATATCGGTATCGCAAGCGCAGCAGTGGCAGATTATGCTCCGAAAGAAGTCGCTAAAGAGAAAATTAAGAAGAATGATGATAATTTAACCATCGAACTGGTTAAAAATCCGGACATTCTAAAAACGATGGGTGAAAAGAAAACCCACCAGTTTCTCGTAGGTTTTGCCCTCGAAACCCAGAATGAAGAAGAGAATGCCAAAGGAAAACTGGAAAAGAAAAACCTCGATATGATTGTTCTGAACTCCCTTCGTGATGAAGGAGCAGGCTTTAAAAATGATACCAATAAAATCAAGATATTCACCAGAACAGAAAAGAAAGAATTTGACCTTAAATCCAAAGATAAAGTAGCTGAAGATATTCTGGATTTTGTTGAGGCTCAACTTTTAAAATAA
- a CDS encoding DNA-directed RNA polymerase subunit omega: protein MSVKDTKAEVNTITYDKDKIEDKVGSIYEAIVIMGKRAEQINAEIRTELHNKLDEFAVHNSTLEEVFENREQIEISKHYEKLPKPTSIAIEEWLNEDIYFRKTEDRK from the coding sequence ATGAGTGTAAAAGATACAAAAGCAGAAGTAAATACTATTACTTACGATAAAGACAAGATTGAAGATAAAGTAGGTTCAATCTATGAAGCTATTGTTATCATGGGAAAGAGAGCAGAGCAGATCAATGCGGAGATCCGTACGGAACTTCACAATAAATTGGACGAATTTGCTGTGCACAATTCTACATTGGAAGAAGTTTTCGAAAACAGAGAGCAGATCGAGATCTCTAAACATTACGAAAAACTTCCGAAGCCTACCTCTATCGCTATCGAAGAATGGCTGAATGAAGATATCTATTTCAGAAAGACAGAAGACAGAAAATAA
- a CDS encoding outer membrane protein assembly factor BamD, producing the protein MKKYILGLFVVAVISSCVSQQEKAMKSADKNFILKAANENFAKKKWKNALALYDRLTNLVAGTDDFPNVGFNTAYANYYDKSYKLAGHQFKNFAVSFPKDPRAEEAAYMSALCYYEGSMDYNLDQSTTETAINELQDFLTNYPNSERSKNISQLIDELSYKLEFKAYENARQYFKMGEYKAANVAFENVLEDFPSTKLRPKIYDFIMKSRYELAVKSIYDLKDERIESAIAYTKLVEKELPNTEYSKTAVDLRGKLEKEKQNFVVVKKQTEARIATLTAKQKKEADKLAEKNKTEQQIKDQISNEKKAMQIQRDSAALQTPPPAATFKIQR; encoded by the coding sequence ACAAGAATTTTATCTTAAAAGCGGCTAATGAAAATTTTGCCAAAAAGAAATGGAAAAATGCATTAGCTCTATATGACAGGCTTACCAACCTTGTAGCGGGAACAGATGACTTTCCGAACGTAGGTTTTAATACGGCCTATGCTAACTATTATGACAAAAGCTATAAGCTGGCAGGACATCAGTTTAAAAACTTTGCCGTAAGTTTCCCGAAAGACCCAAGAGCTGAGGAAGCAGCATATATGTCTGCATTATGCTACTATGAAGGTTCTATGGATTACAACCTGGATCAGTCTACTACGGAAACTGCGATCAATGAGCTTCAGGATTTCCTGACCAATTATCCGAATTCTGAAAGATCTAAAAATATCAGTCAGCTAATTGATGAACTGTCTTATAAATTAGAATTTAAAGCATATGAAAATGCAAGACAGTATTTCAAAATGGGGGAGTATAAAGCGGCCAATGTTGCTTTTGAAAATGTTTTGGAAGATTTCCCAAGTACAAAACTCCGTCCGAAGATTTATGATTTTATCATGAAATCACGTTACGAACTTGCGGTAAAATCTATCTATGACCTTAAAGACGAGCGTATAGAAAGCGCTATAGCTTATACCAAACTTGTAGAAAAAGAACTTCCGAATACAGAATATTCTAAAACAGCAGTAGATCTGAGAGGAAAACTGGAGAAAGAAAAGCAGAACTTTGTAGTTGTAAAAAAACAAACAGAAGCAAGAATTGCAACCTTAACGGCAAAACAGAAAAAAGAAGCGGATAAGTTGGCTGAAAAAAATAAAACGGAGCAGCAGATCAAAGATCAGATCAGTAATGAAAAGAAGGCAATGCAGATCCAGAGGGATAGTGCAGCACTTCAGACCCCTCCGCCGGCAGCCACTTTCAAAATCCAAAGATAA